The Helicoverpa zea isolate HzStark_Cry1AcR chromosome 23, ilHelZeax1.1, whole genome shotgun sequence sequence TAAGCGATGACAGCTGCACCCGCGGTATACCATCCCCACTCGCGGTTCGTGGAGAAAGAATAGTGGCAGAGTGCGATAATATTGCAAGCGATCATCAGGTTTCCTAGAGGGACGTTGTCTTCGCCGACGAGGGAGAGGGCAAAGGGTACGAGCCCTGACATCAGGTGAATGGCAGAGATGGCGTGGTCACCCCGCCGGAGATCCGCCATTAGACATGGCAGAGCGAGGTAGCGGGACGCACGCAGGCTTATCATGTAGGCTTCTTTAAAGTCGTTGTTGAGTATTCCACCTGAAAATCAAATTCACAATAATTATGGCTTTGGACTTTAAAGTCTACAGAAAAATCTAGGAAGCAAAATATGATGCCATTGCTTATAAGTTGGGACAACTTTGACATCGATCATATCGAGATAGGCCCGCCTTGCTACACTGTAAGTCAAAGGCCTACCTACTTTTACTCATAGAAACTGATACTCACTTTGGTAGTGGAAGAATCCCAGCACTCCGTGTATGAAGAAATTGGCATGCATCCCAGGATGGGTAAAGCTTTTACCAGACATGCGGCTAATTCCCTTCCCGGCCACGCAGCACAGCACGATGTGTGCGACCGACGCATTGAGGCTATCGGCATCGCTTCCCATAGCATTTATACCCTATCCAATCGCAAAATATGTTGTTGAcaacaaaaagttaaaaattcTTCACTCCATGACTCATTTTtgagcaaagaaacaaattgtcaactgtcattccggtttttgatatttttgtcaatatatgacttattaaaaataaaagaaaattaaagtaACAGAAGTATTTAATGAAATCATTAAATCATCTCATCATTGAAATAGGCCTTCTTCATTAGACAATTTCAGCGCCTACAAAAAATGCTATAGCAAAGACGCAgaagttcaatatttttttaattattaaaagtaatgAATGCTTGAATATACGGTGGTTATTAAAATAGTTACACTGTGTGTTTTATTGATGAGAAGCTATTTCAATAAAAGTCAATAACGAAATTCTAAAACGAttcttacaaataaaacaaatcacAAAATGTTTCGTGCGTGAATGAATGGAAGTAGCACATTAATATCCACAAGATGGCGTTAAATAcaatttcatttattcaaaaattaaatgattGCCTTAAAAACTTTCAAGCTATAATTTTTGAACATGAAAACCGTTTCTAACTAAATGTTACATtcacctaatttttttatcactgaACGACAGCTTGTTTGTAGTTTAGTCTGTGGCTGAATGTCTTTGTTCCTTAGCCTAAAAATATTGACCGAATGGTGgttgagaattaaaaaaaaaaacattagctGCCATTTTGCTGCATTTGAGTTCAATAGCGTTCGTTTTTATGATAATACTCGCATTTCTTTCGTAAATCTATTGAAAATCTTTATAAGTTCGTGAAATTTGAAATCGAAGCAGcacaacaaacataaaaatggcAGCAAGCGACTCTGGGACGGATGAGTCACTGTATCCTATTGCGGTGCTCATCGACGAGTTGAAAAACGAGGATGTGCAGCTTCGTTTGAACTCTATCAAGAAGTTATCCACCATCGCGTTGGCCCTCGGAGTGGAGAGGACTCGTTCAGAGCTCATCCCGTTCCTGACAGAGACTATTTACGACGAAGATGAGGTTCTACTCGCCCTCGCCGAACAACTTGGTACGTACATCgcaaatgtttaaaattatcatCAGACTGCGTGTTTAGATTAACTATGTATGTTTTGATAGCCTATTTATTACATGTTTTCATGCGTTGTGTATACAAAGCTCATTACTATCTACTTTCTTCAATCTTTTCATTAAAATCGGGTACAAAATCGCAAAAATAGTTGGTTAGGCCTTGATTTAGTGTAAACATGTCTTTTGTCCTAATACTGTCATGGTTACTACTACatgtattgattttattattgaaaatatgcATATTTCGTGCTAAATACCTTCAA is a genomic window containing:
- the LOC124642059 gene encoding uncharacterized protein LOC124642059, which codes for MGSDADSLNASVAHIVLCCVAGKGISRMSGKSFTHPGMHANFFIHGVLGFFHYQSGILNNDFKEAYMISLRASRYLALPCLMADLRRGDHAISAIHLMSGLVPFALSLVGEDNVPLGNLMIACNIIALCHYSFSTNREWGWYTAGAAVIAYFLSPQTEQKMLYPLTLAMMEYCAYRVFHIHYDPPPAPPPRR